Proteins encoded together in one Oreochromis aureus strain Israel breed Guangdong linkage group 23, ZZ_aureus, whole genome shotgun sequence window:
- the LOC120436300 gene encoding uncharacterized protein LOC120436300: protein MNQCEDREEGVPPSKTTLCGEHESQTKAQRNQPGPPPSCVFLKGDKVKDIIKKFEPTRPFQKKIHQKLKPEPSCVSLQSGQVKKMINTFEQREPSGKRNHQRVKHGPELTCVSVKNDVSNGDGCSPADRSEMEKALPVQLLEMLKKMGEEELKLFHFYLQYEPGDDFPKLYKYQLENADRLKTVEVMVQAYSDRVMEVARLILEKMNEGSRPAQEALTVSSEEDLQSCQFKLKSNLKKKLQCVFEGVAKAGNPTLLKQIYTELYITEGGTAEINDEYEVKDLDCRLAISVPGSFSYAAMML from the exons ATgaatcagtgtgaggacagagaggagggagtccctccctctaaaaccactctgtgtggggaacatgagagccagacaaaagctcagag gaaccaacctggacctccacccagctgtGTGTTCTTAAAGGGTGACAAAGTGAAGGATATCATCAAGAAATTTGAACCAACACGACCATTTCAGAAAAA GATCCATCAGAAACTCAAacctgaacccagctgtgtgtccttaCAGAGTGGCCAAGTGAAAAAGATGATTAATACATTTGAACAAAGAGAGCCAAGTGGGAAAAG GAACCATCAGAGAGTCAAACATGGACCTGAACTCACCTGTGTGTCCGTCAAGAATGATGTATCAAACGGTGATGGTTGTTCTCCTGCAGACAg gTCAGAGATGGAGAAGGCCTTACCAGTGCAGCTGCTGGAAATGCTGAAGAAAATGGGAGAGGAGGAGCTGAAGCTTTTCCACTTTTACCTGCAGTATGAACCTGGAGATGACTTCCCCAAACTCTATAAGTACCAGCTGGAGAACGCAGACAGACTGAAAACAGTAGAAGTGATGGTGCAGGCATATTCAGACCGTGTGATGGAGGTGGCGAGGTTGATTTTAGAGAAGATGAATGAAG GAAGTCGCCCAGCCCAGGAAGCTTTAACAGTTTCATCAGAAG AGGATCTTCAAAGCTGTCAGTTTAAACTCAAATCTAACCTGAAGAAGAagctccagtgtgtgtttgagggagtagctaaagcaggaaacccaacgcTTCTGAaacagatctacacagagctctacatcacagagggagggactgcagagatCAATGATGAatatgag GTGAAAGATCTGGACTGCAGACTGGCCATTTCAGTACCCGGATCCTTCTCCTACGCAGCCATGATGTTGTGA